Proteins encoded in a region of the Raphanus sativus cultivar WK10039 chromosome 8, ASM80110v3, whole genome shotgun sequence genome:
- the LOC108819401 gene encoding uncharacterized protein LOC108819401: MLEGKAMVEDSDMPVKMQVQAMSFASQALDTFDVVDCKSIAGYIKKEFDERYGSGWQCVVGSNFGCFFTHSKGTFIYFQLETLKFLIFKGASTP, from the exons ATGTTGGAAGGAAAAGCAATGGTGGAAGATTCAGATATGCCAGTGAAGATGCAGGTTCAAGCCATGTCTTTTGCTTCTCAAGCTCTTGATACCTTTGATGTCGTTGACTGTAAATCCATTGCTGGCTACATCAAGAAG gagtttgatgagagatATGGGAGTGGATGGCAATGTGTGGTGGGATCAAACTTTGGGTGCTTCTTCACACATTCTAAAGGGACATTCATCTATTTTCAATTGGAGACACTTAAGTTCCTAATCTTCAAAGGCGCTTCTACTCCTTAA
- the LOC108819399 gene encoding photosystem I reaction center subunit VI, chloroplastic, translating into MASLATVAAVQPSTAIKGLGGSSLAGAKLFIKPSRQSFKPKSSRAGAVVAKYGDKSVYFDLEDLGNTTGQWDLYGSDAPSPYNPLQSKFFETFAAPFTKRGLLLKFLILGGGSLLTYVSASSTGDVLPIKRGPQEKPKLGPRGKL; encoded by the exons ATGGCGTCTTTAGCAACCGTCGCCGCCGTTCAACCCTCCACCGCCATCAAAGGACTCGGAGGAAGCTCTCTGGCCGGAGCTAAGCTCTTTATCAAGCCTTCTCGCCAAAGCTTCAAACCCAAATCCTCAAG AGCTGGTGCCGTGGTGGCTAAGTATGGAGACAAAAGTGTGTACTTTGATTTAGAAGATTTGGGTAACACAACAGGACAATGGGACTTGTATGGATCTGATGCTCCTTCTCCTTATAACCCACTTCAG AGCAAGTTCTTTGAGACATTTGCTGCTCCTTTCACAAAGAGAGGTTTGCTTCTCAAGTTCTTGATTCTTGGAGGTGGCTCCTTGCTCACTTATGTCAGTGCTTCCTCGACCGGTGATGTTCTTCCTATCAAGAGAGGTCCTCAAGAGAAGCCTAAGCTCGGTCCTAGGGGCAAGCTTTAA
- the LOC108820417 gene encoding uncharacterized protein LOC108820417: MAPRKLSDEQLEEIRLMLEAFTTGLQEALQTTVTTALQTVLRDQQIHHEARRANPQEQHQQHNLQHQRQRHEAPHDSSDEEDMMENVFSDQARMTSKETEKQLTSRFIGGLRNQLQIALAQFNPVSISEAHQRAISMELQLRPSWSSSTKNRSQQNAPSDSSGQSSPEGSTSKADTQKLSTETETIANSRPARTNALRCYACGERGHIQTACHKQTKRGLIIQDADDDEPRYDDDGEDNKEIIQGDTWLSLVLRRNCLLPRATQESWLRTNLFRSTCTINGRVCKLIIDSGSCTNVMSYEATKKLGLTVTPHPSPYTLAWLNNGTEICVDKQVVVSFSIGNYKDSTTCDVIPMDACHLLLGRPWQYDRDAVHRGKANTYSFVFDNRTITLLPSKEQPEPSSRTQDTSAPSKALLTLPKSDFEKHMNEADVVWALIAIPSLPPVLAEPPSSFASLLHEFSDVFPKELPGDLPPLRDIQHHIDLVPNAVLPNRPHYRMSPHEHDELRRQVEDLLTKGHVRESLSPAAVPALLMPKKTAFGIRIRPGDEWKTSFKTREGLFEWTVMPFGLSNAPSTFMRVMNQALRPFIGKYVVVYFDDILIFSHDLTTHLDHLRSVLEVLRREKLYAASQKCVFGVDHVLFLGYIVSSKGLQVDLSKVEAIKTWPTPRSISNVRSFHGLTSFYRRFVHHFSNIAAPLTDCMKGTSFTWTAEANNAFEALKQCLISAQILALPDFTQVFELHTDACKLGIGAVLSQLGRPIAFYSEKIAGSRARYSTYDVEFYAIVQAIKHWRHYLFHQEFILYTDHDALKHLGSQDKISSRHAFWIAFLQQFTFVIKHQSGKHNKVADALSRRHSLMATLQVSVPGFAVLPDLYETDPYFGTIWSSLQAGLRSEFLHQDGYIFRGSRLCIPQSSLRLQIIKELHEEGHVSKGHASNSGLYLSLPIPTQPWTDVSMDFVLGLPRTQRGHDSIFVVVDRFSKMAHFIPCKKSTDAVQVANLFFREVYRLHGLPLSIVSDRDSRLDMSSAYHPQSDGQTEITNRTLGDMLRCLVIDNIRSWDSVLCQVEFAHNHAVNKSTRFSPFRVVYGIVPRGPIDLGVAPDITRDHGQAMDFVANVTIVHAQVHDNLQLSSAKYKATANRHRRDLQFRVGDFVWAVLTDERFSAGDYNKLKSRKVGPLEVLEKINANAYCLQLPANARYSDVFNVKHLIPFVAQDDTEDPRSDLSLPRGT; encoded by the exons ATGGCACCACGGAAACTTTCAGATGAACAGTTGGAAGAAATTCGTCTTATGCTTGAGGCGTTTACGACCGGCCTTCAAGAAGCATTACAGACGACTGTAACGACCGCCCTTCAAACGGTGTTACGCGATCAACAAATTCATCACGAAGCTCGTCGAGCCAATCCGCAAGAACAACACCAGCAACACAATCTGCAGCATCAACGACAGCGACATGAAGCTCCACATGATTCATCCGATGAGGAAGATATGATGGAGAACGTATTTTCCGACCAAG CAAGAATGACATCAAAAGAAACGGAAAAGCAACTCACTTCGCGCTTTATTGGTGGTCTACGAAATCAATTACAGATAGCTCTAGCCCAATTCAACCCAGTCTCGATTTCGGAAGCACATCAACGTGCGATCTCTATGGAGCTACAACTCCGGCCATCTTGGTCCTCGTCAACGAAAAATCGTTCCCAACAGAATGCACCGAGCGACAGTTCAGGACAATCTTCGCCTGAGGGTTCCACTTCCAAAGCAGATACACAGAAGCTATCCACCGAAACAGAGACAATCGCTAATTCTCGGCCTGCGCGCACTAACGCTCTCCGTTGCTATGCTTGTGGTGAACGAGGCCATATCCAGACTGCATGTCATAAACAAACGAAACGAGGACTCATCATCCAGGATGCAGACGATGATGAACCACGTTATGATGACGACGGTGAAgataataaagaaataatacAAGGGGATACATGGTTATCTTTGGTCCTGCGACGCAATTGTCTTCTACCTCGAGCCACACAAGAGTCATGGCTTAGGACCAACCTGTTTCGCTCAACTTGTACAATCAACGGGCGTGTTTGCAaattaatcattgattcaggaagCTGCACAAACGTTATGTCTTACGAAGCAACTAAGAAGTTGGGTCTCACAGTCACACCTCATCCTTCTCCTTACACCTTAGCATGGCTTAACAACGGTACAGAAATCTGCGTAGATAAACAAGTTGTTGTTTCCTTTTCCATTGGGAACTACAAGGATTCTACGACTTGCGATGTCATCCCTATGGACGCTTGTCATCTACTCCTTGGCAGACCATGGCAGTACGATCGTGATGCTGTACATCGTGGTAAGGCAAACACGTACAGCTTTGTGTTTGACAATCGCACTATCACTCTTCTACCTTCAAAGGAGCAACCGGAGCCGAGTTCTCGCACTCAAGATACATCGGCACCTTCAAAAGCTTTGCTCACACTTCCCAAGTCTGACTTTGAGAAGCACATGAACGAGGCTGATGTTGTTTGGGCTTTGATCGCCATTCCTTCCCTTCCCCCAGTCCTTGCAGAACCACCATCATCGTTTGCTTCACTGCTACATGAGTTCAGTGACGTCTTTCCCAAGGAACTGCCTGGCGACTTACCACCGTTGAGAGATATTCAGCACCACATCGATTTGGTCCCGAATGCAGTCCTACCAAATAGACCTCATTATCGTATGAGCCCGCATGAGCATGATGAATTGAGACGACAAGTGGAAGACTTGCTTACAAAGGGACATGTGCGAGAAAGTTTGAGTCCAGCAGCCGTTCCTGCCTTATTAATGCCAAAAAAGACGGCTTTTGGC ATCCGTATCCGACCTGGAGATGAATGGAAGACATCTTTCAAGACGCGCGAAGGTCTCTTTGAGTGGACagttatgccatttggtctttccaatgctccaagcactttcatgcgaGTTATGAATCAAGCTCTGCGTCCATTTATTGGAAAATATGTCGTGGTGTATTTTGATGACATCTTGATCTTTAGTCATGATTTGACTACTCATCTCGATCACTTGCGTAGTGTATTGGAGGTTCTTCGCCGTGAGAAGTTGTATGCGGCCAGCCAGAAGTGTGTCTTTGGAGTCGATCATGTCCTTTTCTTGGGTTACATCGTTTCTAGTAAGGGTTTGCAGGTAGACCTGAGTAAAGTTGAGGCTATCAAGACATGGCCAACTCCTCGTTCTATTAGTAACGTCCGCAGTTTTCATGGCCTCACCTCTTTTTACCGACGTTTCGTGCATCACTTTAGTAATATCGCGGCACCTCTCACTGATTGCATGAAAGGAACGTCATTTACTTGGACTGCAGAAGCTAATAACGCCTTTGAAGCCCTTAAGCAGTGCCTGATCTCCGCCCAGATTTTAGCTTTGCCAGACTTCACACAGGTTTTTGAGCTCCACACTGATGCGTGTAAACTTGGCATCGGTGCCGTTTTAAGTCAACTTGGACGGCCTATTGCGTTCTACAGTGAAAAGATTGCAGGGTCTCGAGCTAGGTACAGTACGTATGATGTGGAATTCTATGCTATTGTTCAGGCTATCAAGCACTGGAGGCATTATCTGTTTCATCAGGAATTTATTCTCTACACAGACCATGATGCTTTAAAACATCTTGGAAGTCAAGACAAGATTTCTTCACGCCATGCCTTTTGGATTGCTTTCCTGCAGCAATTCACATTCGTTATCAAACACCAGTCCGGAAAACATAACAAAGTTGCGGATGCTCTTAGTCGTCGTCACTCTTTGATGGCCACTTTGCAAGTCTCTGTTCCTGGGTTTGCCGTTTTACCAGACCTTTATGAAACAGATCCGTACTTTGGCACGATTTGGTCTTCTCTCCAGGCAGGCCTGCGTTCTGAGTTTCTCCACCAAGATGGTTACATCTTCCGCGGTTCGAGATTGTGCATTCCACAGAGCAGCTTGCGCCTTCAGATAATCAAGGAATTGCATGAAGAGGGACACGTT TCCAAGGGTCATGCATCTAACAGTGGCTTGTATCTCTCACTGCCTATACCTACTCAACCATGGACTGATGTGAGCATGGATTTCGTCTTAGGACTTCCCCGTACTCAACGCGGCCATGATTCAATTTTCGTTGTGGTTGATCGATTCTCgaagatggctcacttcattccTTGCAAGAAGTCGACTGATGCGGTTCAAGTTGCAAATCTTTTCTTTAGAGAGGTATATCGGCTCCATGGATTGCCGCTTTCAATTGTGTCTGACAGGGACTCTCG TCTTGATATGAGCTCTGCTTACCATCCTCAATCTGACGGTCAAACGGAAATCACCAATCGCACTCTGGGAGATATGCTTCGTTGTTTGGTCATTGATAACATTCGCAGTTGGGATTCAGTTTTGTGTCAAGTGGAGTTCGCCCATAATCATGCGGTCAACAAGAGCACGCGTTTTAGTCCTTTTCGAGTTGTATATGGCATTGTTCCCCGTGGGCCAATTGATCTTGGCGTTGCGCCAGATATTACTCGAGATCACGGGCAAGCAATGGATTTTGTGGCTAATGTTACGATAGTTCATGCTCAAGTTCATGATAATTTGCAGCTCTCTTCTGCAAAATATAAGGCTACTGCAAATCGTCATCGTCGGGATTTACAGTTTCGGGTTGGAGATTTCGTTTGGGCAGTACTTACTGATGAGCGGTTTTCAGCTGGAGACTACAACAAGTTGAAATCTCGTAAGGTTGGTCCTTTGGAGGTTCTTGAAAAGATAAATGCAAATGCCTATTGTCTACAGTTACCAGCGAATGCTCGATATTCGGATGTCTTCAACGTCAAACATCTTATTCCATTTGTGGCTCAAGATGACACTGAAGATCCGAGGTCGGATCTTTCTCTACCCCGGGGGACCTGA
- the LOC108831793 gene encoding homeobox-leucine zipper protein ATHB-15 isoform X1 codes for MEMSYKDGKMGCMDNGKYVRYTPEQVEALERLYHDCPKPSSIRRQQLIRECPILSNIEPKQIKVWFQNRRCREKQRKEASRLQAVNRKLTAMNKLLMEENDRLQKQVSQLVHENSYFRQHTPNPSLPAKDTSCESVVTGGQHQLASHNPPRDASPAGLLSIAEETLAEFLSKATGTAVEWVQMPGMKPGPDSIGIIAISHGCAGVAARACGLVGLEPTRVAEIVKDRPSWLRECRAVDVMNVLPTANGGTIELLYMQLYAPTTLAPPRDFWLLRYTSVLEDGSLVVCERSLKSTQNGPSMPPVQHFVRAEMLPSGYLIRPCDGGGSIIHIVDHMDLEACSVPEVLRPLYESPKVLAQKTTMAALRQLKQITQESSQTNSSVNGWGRRPAALRALSQRLSRGFNEAVNGFTDEGWSVIGDSMDDVIITVNSSPDKLMGLNLTFSNGFAPVSNVVLCAKASMLLQNVPPAILLRFLREHRSEWADNNIDAYLAAAVKVGPCSARVGGFGGQVILPLAHTVEHEEFMEVIKLEGLGHSPEDAIVPKDIFLLQLCSGMDENAVGTCAELIFAPIDASFADDAPLLPSGFRIIPLDSTKQEVSSPNRTLDLASALEIGSAGTAKASTDQSGNSTCARSVMTIAFEFGVESHIQEHVASMARQYVRGIISSVQRVALALSPSHISSQVGLRTPLGTPEAQTLARWICQSYRSYMGVELLKSNSDGNESILKNLWHYTDAIICCSMKAMPVFTFANQAGLDMLETTLVSLQDISLEKIFDDNGRKILCSEFPQIMQQGFGSLQGGICISSMGRPVSYERAVAWKVLNEEENAHCICFVFINWSFV; via the exons ATGGAGATGTCTTACAAGGATGGGAAGATGGGATGCATGGACAATGGGAAGTATGTGAGGTACACACCTGAGCAAGTTGAAGCACTCGAGAGGCTTTATCATGACTGTCCTAAACCCAGTTCTATTCGCCGTCAGCAGTTGATCAGAGAGTGTCCTATTCTCTCCAACATTGAGCCTAAACAGATCAAAGTATGGTTCCAAAACCGAAG ATGTAGAGAGAAGCAAAGGAAAGAGGCTTCACGGCTTCAAGCTGTGAATAGGAAGCTGACGGCGATGAACAAGCTGTTGATGGAGGAGAATGATAGGTTGCAGAAGCAAGTGTCACAGCTGGTTCATGAAAACAGCTACTTCCGTCAACACACTCCCAAT CCTTCACTTCCAGCTAAAGACACAAGCTGTGAATCGGTGGTGACTGGTGGTCAGCACCAATTAGCATCACATAATCCTCCAAGAGATGCTAGTCCTGCAGG acTTTTGTCCATTGCAGAAGAAACTTTAGCAGAGTTTCTTTCAAAGGCAACTGGAACCGCTGTTGAGTGGGTACAGATGCCTGGAATGAAG CCTGGTCCGGATTCCATTGGAATCATTGCTATTTCTCACGGTTGCGCTGGTGTGGCAGCACGCGCCTGTGGCCTAGTGGGTCTCGAGCCTACAAGG GTCGCAGAGATCGTCAAAGATCGGCCTTCGTGGTTACGCGAATGCAGAGCTGTTGATGTTATGAATGTGTTGCCAACCGCCAATGGTGGAACCATTGAGCTGCTTTACATGCAGCTCTATGCACCAACAACGTTGGCCCCACCACGTGATTTCTGGCTGTTGCGTTATACCTCTGTTTTAGAAGATGGCAGCCTTGTG GTGTGCGAGCGGTCTCTTAAGAGCACTCAAAACGGTCCTAGTATGCCACCGGTTCAACATTTTGTTAGAGCAGAGATGCTTCCCAGTGGGTACTTGATACGGCCTTGTGATGGTGGTGGCTCCATTATACACATTGTGGATCATATGGATTTGGAG GCTTGTAGTGTTCCTGAGGTCTTGCGTCCTCTCTACGAGTCACCAAAAGTACTTGCGCAGAAGACAACAATGGCA GCGCTGCGCCAACTCAAACAAATAACTCAAGAGAGTTCTCAGACTAATAGTAGTGTCAATGGCTGGGGACGGCGTCCTGCTGCCTTACGAGCTCTGAGTCAAAGGCTAAGCAG AGGGTTCAATGAGGCTGTTAATGGTTTCACCGATGAAGGATGGTCGGTGATAGGAGATAGCATGGATGATGTCATAATCACTGTGAACTCTTCTCCAGACAAGCTCATGGGTTTGAATCTTACATTTTCCAATGGCTTTGCTCCTGTTAGCAATGTGGTTTTATGCGCTAAAGCCTCCATGCTTTTACAG AATGTTCCTCCGGCGATCCTGCTTAGGTTTCTGAGGGAGCATAGATCAGAATGGGCTGACAACAACATTGATGCATATTTAGCAGCAGCTGTTAAAGTTGGGCCTTGTAGTGCTAGAGTTGGAGGATTTGGAGGGCAGGTCATACTTCCACTTGCTCATACTGTTGAGCATGAAGAG TTCATGGAAGTCATTAAGTTGGAAGGTCTTGGTCATTCCCCTGAAGATGCTATCGTTCCAAAAGATATCTTCCTTCTACAA CTTTGTAGCGGTATGGATGAAAACGCTGTTGGGACATGCGCTGAACTTATATTTGCACCAATTGATGCTTCTTTTGCTGATGATGCACCTCTGCTTCCTTCTGGTTTTCGCATTATCCCTCTTGACTCCACAAAG CAGGAAGTGTCTAGTCCAAACCGAACCTTGGATCTTGCTTCTGCACTTGAGATTGGCTCAGCCGGAACAGCAAAAGCCTCAACTGACCAATCAGGAAACTCCACCTGTGCAAGATCTGTGATGACAATAGCATTTGAGTTTGGTGTGGAGAGCCATATACAAGAACATGTAGCATCCATGGCTAGGCAGTATGTTCGAGGTATCATCTCATCGGTTCAGAGAGTTGCATTGGCACTTTCTCCTTCTCACATCAGCTCACAAGTCGGTCTACGCACTCCTTTGGGTACTCCTGAAGCCCAAACACTTGCTCGTTGGATCTGCCAGAGTTACAG GAGCTACATGGGCGTTGAGCTACTTAAATCGAACAGCGATGGCAATGAATCTATTCTCAAGAACCTTTGGCATTACACAGATGCTATCATCTGCTGCTCAATGAAG GCCATGCCCGTCTTCACATTTGCAAACCAGGCAGGACTTGACATGCTTGAGACTACACTGGTTTCTCTTCAAGATATCTCTTTAGAGAAGATATTTGATGACAATGGAAGAAAGATTCTCTGCTCTGAGTTCCCACAGATTATGCAACAG GGTTTTGGGAGTCTTCAAGGTGGGATATGTATCTCAAGCATGGGGAGACCAGTTTCATATGAGAGAGCTGTTGCTTGGAAAGTACTCAATGAAGAAGAGAATGCTCATTGTATCTGCTTTGTGTTCATCAACTGGTCCTTTGTTTGA
- the LOC108831793 gene encoding homeobox-leucine zipper protein ATHB-15 isoform X2, producing MEMSYKDGKMGCMDNGKYVRYTPEQVEALERLYHDCPKPSSIRRQQLIRECPILSNIEPKQIKVWFQNRRCREKQRKEASRLQAVNRKLTAMNKLLMEENDRLQKQVSQLVHENSYFRQHTPNPSLPAKDTSCESVVTGGQHQLASHNPPRDASPAGLLSIAEETLAEFLSKATGTAVEWVQMPGMKPGPDSIGIIAISHGCAGVAARACGLVGLEPTRVAEIVKDRPSWLRECRAVDVMNVLPTANGGTIELLYMQLYAPTTLAPPRDFWLLRYTSVLEDGSLVVCERSLKSTQNGPSMPPVQHFVRAEMLPSGYLIRPCDGGGSIIHIVDHMDLEACSVPEVLRPLYESPKVLAQKTTMAALRQLKQITQESSQTNSSVNGWGRRPAALRALSQRLSRGFNEAVNGFTDEGWSVIGDSMDDVIITVNSSPDKLMGLNLTFSNGFAPVSNVVLCAKASMLLQNVPPAILLRFLREHRSEWADNNIDAYLAAAVKVGPCSARVGGFGGQVILPLAHTVEHEEFMEVIKLEGLGHSPEDAIVPKDIFLLQLCSGMDENAVGTCAELIFAPIDASFADDAPLLPSGFRIIPLDSTKEVSSPNRTLDLASALEIGSAGTAKASTDQSGNSTCARSVMTIAFEFGVESHIQEHVASMARQYVRGIISSVQRVALALSPSHISSQVGLRTPLGTPEAQTLARWICQSYRSYMGVELLKSNSDGNESILKNLWHYTDAIICCSMKAMPVFTFANQAGLDMLETTLVSLQDISLEKIFDDNGRKILCSEFPQIMQQGFGSLQGGICISSMGRPVSYERAVAWKVLNEEENAHCICFVFINWSFV from the exons ATGGAGATGTCTTACAAGGATGGGAAGATGGGATGCATGGACAATGGGAAGTATGTGAGGTACACACCTGAGCAAGTTGAAGCACTCGAGAGGCTTTATCATGACTGTCCTAAACCCAGTTCTATTCGCCGTCAGCAGTTGATCAGAGAGTGTCCTATTCTCTCCAACATTGAGCCTAAACAGATCAAAGTATGGTTCCAAAACCGAAG ATGTAGAGAGAAGCAAAGGAAAGAGGCTTCACGGCTTCAAGCTGTGAATAGGAAGCTGACGGCGATGAACAAGCTGTTGATGGAGGAGAATGATAGGTTGCAGAAGCAAGTGTCACAGCTGGTTCATGAAAACAGCTACTTCCGTCAACACACTCCCAAT CCTTCACTTCCAGCTAAAGACACAAGCTGTGAATCGGTGGTGACTGGTGGTCAGCACCAATTAGCATCACATAATCCTCCAAGAGATGCTAGTCCTGCAGG acTTTTGTCCATTGCAGAAGAAACTTTAGCAGAGTTTCTTTCAAAGGCAACTGGAACCGCTGTTGAGTGGGTACAGATGCCTGGAATGAAG CCTGGTCCGGATTCCATTGGAATCATTGCTATTTCTCACGGTTGCGCTGGTGTGGCAGCACGCGCCTGTGGCCTAGTGGGTCTCGAGCCTACAAGG GTCGCAGAGATCGTCAAAGATCGGCCTTCGTGGTTACGCGAATGCAGAGCTGTTGATGTTATGAATGTGTTGCCAACCGCCAATGGTGGAACCATTGAGCTGCTTTACATGCAGCTCTATGCACCAACAACGTTGGCCCCACCACGTGATTTCTGGCTGTTGCGTTATACCTCTGTTTTAGAAGATGGCAGCCTTGTG GTGTGCGAGCGGTCTCTTAAGAGCACTCAAAACGGTCCTAGTATGCCACCGGTTCAACATTTTGTTAGAGCAGAGATGCTTCCCAGTGGGTACTTGATACGGCCTTGTGATGGTGGTGGCTCCATTATACACATTGTGGATCATATGGATTTGGAG GCTTGTAGTGTTCCTGAGGTCTTGCGTCCTCTCTACGAGTCACCAAAAGTACTTGCGCAGAAGACAACAATGGCA GCGCTGCGCCAACTCAAACAAATAACTCAAGAGAGTTCTCAGACTAATAGTAGTGTCAATGGCTGGGGACGGCGTCCTGCTGCCTTACGAGCTCTGAGTCAAAGGCTAAGCAG AGGGTTCAATGAGGCTGTTAATGGTTTCACCGATGAAGGATGGTCGGTGATAGGAGATAGCATGGATGATGTCATAATCACTGTGAACTCTTCTCCAGACAAGCTCATGGGTTTGAATCTTACATTTTCCAATGGCTTTGCTCCTGTTAGCAATGTGGTTTTATGCGCTAAAGCCTCCATGCTTTTACAG AATGTTCCTCCGGCGATCCTGCTTAGGTTTCTGAGGGAGCATAGATCAGAATGGGCTGACAACAACATTGATGCATATTTAGCAGCAGCTGTTAAAGTTGGGCCTTGTAGTGCTAGAGTTGGAGGATTTGGAGGGCAGGTCATACTTCCACTTGCTCATACTGTTGAGCATGAAGAG TTCATGGAAGTCATTAAGTTGGAAGGTCTTGGTCATTCCCCTGAAGATGCTATCGTTCCAAAAGATATCTTCCTTCTACAA CTTTGTAGCGGTATGGATGAAAACGCTGTTGGGACATGCGCTGAACTTATATTTGCACCAATTGATGCTTCTTTTGCTGATGATGCACCTCTGCTTCCTTCTGGTTTTCGCATTATCCCTCTTGACTCCACAAAG GAAGTGTCTAGTCCAAACCGAACCTTGGATCTTGCTTCTGCACTTGAGATTGGCTCAGCCGGAACAGCAAAAGCCTCAACTGACCAATCAGGAAACTCCACCTGTGCAAGATCTGTGATGACAATAGCATTTGAGTTTGGTGTGGAGAGCCATATACAAGAACATGTAGCATCCATGGCTAGGCAGTATGTTCGAGGTATCATCTCATCGGTTCAGAGAGTTGCATTGGCACTTTCTCCTTCTCACATCAGCTCACAAGTCGGTCTACGCACTCCTTTGGGTACTCCTGAAGCCCAAACACTTGCTCGTTGGATCTGCCAGAGTTACAG GAGCTACATGGGCGTTGAGCTACTTAAATCGAACAGCGATGGCAATGAATCTATTCTCAAGAACCTTTGGCATTACACAGATGCTATCATCTGCTGCTCAATGAAG GCCATGCCCGTCTTCACATTTGCAAACCAGGCAGGACTTGACATGCTTGAGACTACACTGGTTTCTCTTCAAGATATCTCTTTAGAGAAGATATTTGATGACAATGGAAGAAAGATTCTCTGCTCTGAGTTCCCACAGATTATGCAACAG GGTTTTGGGAGTCTTCAAGGTGGGATATGTATCTCAAGCATGGGGAGACCAGTTTCATATGAGAGAGCTGTTGCTTGGAAAGTACTCAATGAAGAAGAGAATGCTCATTGTATCTGCTTTGTGTTCATCAACTGGTCCTTTGTTTGA
- the LOC108831798 gene encoding uncharacterized protein LOC108831798 — translation MDQNEPISKKLWNIVRFLLYMIRKGVSKHKLIADFNATLKRGKNLMFHYRRRVPAAATSSSAAATAPQRQEYEFSCSNTPNYSFPFPNIAFMKKKSHNSNLFACGQTPQTLDDDVAAARAVLELLNGVGDKGNVSPAYLSAALSPYFPGFGRTPLVRPLRVTDSPFPLTPENGDVANGHVDQAADDFIKKFYKNLNQQKKMIEFS, via the coding sequence ATGGATCAAAACGAACCAATAAGCAAGAAGCTATGGAACATCGTACGTTTCCTCTTGTACATGATCCGGAAAGGCGTCTCAAAACACAAACTCATCGCCGACTTCAACGCCACACTCAAACGCGGCAAGAATCTCATGTTCCACTACCGTCGCCGTGTCCCAGCCGCCGCCACTTCCTCATCGGCCGCCGCAACCGCACCTCAACGTCAAGAATACGAGTTTAGCTGCAGCAACACTCCCAACTACTCTTTCCCTTTTCCCAATATTGCTTTCATGAAGAAAAAGAGTCACAACAGTAATCTCTTCGCGTGTGGTCAAACGCCTCAGACGCTCGACGACGACGTTGCCGCTGCTAGAGCAGTTCTTGAGCTTCTTAACGGCGTTGGTGACAAAGGAAACGTTAGTCCGGCGTATTTGTCGGCGGCTTTGTCTCCTTACTTTCCCGGGTTTGGTCGGACTCCTTTGGTGAGGCCGTTGAGAGTAACGGACTCACCGTTTCCGTTAACACCGGAAAATGGCGACGTGGCCAACGGACACGTGGACCAAGCAGCTGATGATTTCATAAAGAAGTTTTATAAGAACTTGAATCAGCAGAAAAAAATGATTGAATTCAGCTAA